In Neomonachus schauinslandi chromosome 8, ASM220157v2, whole genome shotgun sequence, the genomic stretch AACAAAATCTAGTACTTTCTAATAACCTAGATGATTacaatatttttctcataatattcATTTGTATGTCTCATGAGATATGATGTGAATATATTACAAAGCAAGAACACTGataataaatcagaaaataatatgGCATGTGGCAAagccaacaaaataaatatataggcaATAACAGGCATTAAGAGACTGGAACTTTCAATatcatataaaaggaatttaaCAAAAGGAACTTAGCAGTTATTCTTGTAATAGTCTATTAATgttgctttcaaaatatttattccaaTGCTCTAATTGTATTATAAAAGAGATATTGATGAAGATCTACCTTCCGTTAAGGTAGTCTAAAAATGAGCCAAGAAATTCtagaaacttttaaattattagcaCAGTAAACCCAATTTAGCATGTTTATATAACATGATTATATTATTTCTAGACAGTCTGTGTATTACtaggcatatttttttaaaaactccataaaaatttactaaattatatttttaaaaaggctaattTCAAttggaaaactaaaaaacaaacaaacaacgaCAACACAAAAATGTGATAACAATATCAACACCTACCATCTATGTTCTAGGAATAGTTGttataataatatgaaataatgttCCACCAATTGATAAACTTAATGTtgtataagcaaaaataaaagcttaGAGGAAGTTTGAAAACGTTTACAAGTGAGTTTATTTGTTATGTATAATTTTGTGTTATTATGTTTTAACAATTACTAATTTAAGCCTAAAATATGAATTGGATTTTAAGCCTAAAAGATACaattttctgtttcatattttgGATTTCCTTACAATGTgggttgtcattttatttattattttgttttaactttgtgTGCTCAATTCAAGTCTGAACCCCAAATTTTAGCAATATATGACCACCAAAACAGAGATCAGCCACTCATATTACACCTTGTTTGGGGTACTGCTTTTGTATTCTCTGGCCATTGGAATCTTATCTCTGAAAATTCATTTGGGTATAGTGAGTACAAAATCTGGTCCCAAGCAATACCTAGAGGGGCATGTGgtataaatattttgaagtatgATTGTATTATATTCTTGAGCCATTATAATATGAAAACCCCTGCAGGATCAAGGCACcagccttattttattttcccagggccctgggctgacttgaaaaatatgaatttgaaaatatcataattacgtctcatttgaaatatttaatagctCAGATCTTTCACTTTCAGTTTCTTTGTCAATGGTCTAAAGTTTAATTTTGCAATTATCACTAGAAGTATTTTAACTCATCTAAGGCATGATAACATATAGAAATACGATATTTGCGATGTATcaatgttatattattattaacaacatTTTCATGCTGTTATTACTAGACAAAAACAATCAACCTGGTTCCAGAAGGTGAACATCACCTTCAATAtaggtaaaaggaaaaaatatttaatatgaatgGGAAATTATAGTAatgtatattaataattaatgtcTCAGGTCATTGGCATTTCCATAGTCAAGAAATTACTTTCTCCCCAACCCAGGTTTTTTTTGCCTATTAATTCCAAAGAACTTTAGAAATATCAGACTGTCCATTTGTTCTATAAGTAATATCAGAGTAGGTCTTCATTAGACAGATGAATTATCTTGTAATTTAGAATTAAGGttgagaaaaaagtttaaaatttttcaaaatcttaaaaatgacctaaaatatttctttttttttgtaattcacatttttattctatAGCTGGAATTAAATAGAAACTCCAAAGCTTATAATTGTCAAGGACTGTAAGCTATTTTTCTGTAGTGGTTGTTTTATTTGATAGCTCATCGCAAAATGAGGTAATGAAAATAAGTTACACAGTAAGAGGGTATTAACTTACACAGTAAGTGAAAAGTAAGTTAATAATAGGCCTGTGAAAGTGCTTATCACATGGTAGATGTCCAATAAACATGAATTCCCTACTCTCTGTCCATAGTAGCACAAATAATAAATGCCAGATCGTGACTCAAATCTGGAtttcttgattccaaaaccaaccACTATATTCCACATGGTTGACCCATCTTCTATTCGCATATTTAGCTAAATTGAAATGCTAGCTTCAGTCAGAGTCTATCATGCCAAAGGGTATCAGTGTACTGCCACGTTTGTATGATTAAAGTTTATCTGTGCAAGAAGCTACATATGAAAAAGCTGTCATGGCTTGACCTCTGGATCATAGGAAACTGgctacattttacttatttttccatcTGTTCTTCTTGGTGGTATATTGCCCTTTTATGACACACAGGCTCTTATAAACACCATGCATGCAGTGAGCAGTCAGGGTGCTTATCAAGAGTCTTCTCGTCCCTTCACTCCCATAGTATATCAGGCTTAGATTTCAGGGTCTATTTTTCCACAAACCCTCTTGATTTTACCTTAAATTCCCTTGACCATCTGTCCTTTTGGCAGATGGCTCTGCAAAACCACAATTCTATATCAACCCCATAACCCTCTTTTTCTGTGCTGGAGAAAATCACAGGAAGCAGGAAGAGTAATTCCATTAAAATTCATGAACACCAATATCAAATAGATCCTTAACAATTCACCCAACTTTCCACAATGTGATTTCAAGCTCATTTCTCCTGACTCCTTTCATCCAGCTGTATTTTCAGTAATCTTTCAACAACCTAGATTGTTGTATTTGAAAACAAGGGAGTTTTTATCATCTGGCTTATGTTCTCGGCCTTAAGTTTCAGTGATTCTCTAATGATCAATGATCAAATGGGCagatatatttgtaaatgagCTCATGAACTGAAAAATCTCTCCACACATGTTGGCGATGgcattgttatcattattacATTTGTTGGTTTGCAGAACGAATGGCTGGTTGGGCTTTTTACTGAGACAGAGAATAGGACTGAGTTTGGGAGAAAGGGTAGGAAATCTTAAATCCTGAATGAATTCTACAATTATATTATACTTCTACCCCTAATATTTAGTGATCTTTCATCTCTAAAATTCATTTAGCTAAATGACAAAATATCAAAGACTATTTTGACAGAGGCATTGACAATAGTTGCAGCAAAATCCCTGATCCTTCCTTTTATCACTCAAATTGAAAGGCTCTTTGACCATGACTTAGATTGGAAAAGGATGTATTTCATTCTCACTAAATATCAATGTGATGATTGGTCAATGTTCTAATCTGTTTTGACAGTAACTAGGCAGAgtgttattttttcctaagatCTGTGAAAGCATTATACTAATGATGCATTCATCCATGACACTTGAAGGTTACTTCCCTTCAAAGATACTCAAAATGTTTAACATACATTTATCCTCTTAAGAGCAtgcattgagagagagagagaaagagaaagagcaagcaccattggtaatattcaaaatataaggaaatttaaGCACAAAGAACTTGGATTTGACTTATCCAAAGATGCAAGAGAAGCAATTGATGGAACTCAAAAGAACCTAGCTTCCCAGGTTCCCAGCcacctttaagaaatatttttcctccCAAATCACACTTCCTTTCACTGGAACTGCCATTTATGACAATGACATCTGGTTtcacatatcttttattttttgtacatatatcttCTATTAAATGCTACTGAAGGAAACACCCTATTCTTGAATAACAGCAAACATTCTGCTTTTGACCTATCACTCCTCTGTGGAGGAGGAAAGATTTCTATTTTCAGGCACAAAAAATAGTTACTTACTGAGCACATGTTATGAAAGATCGATCTTCATGTTTGCAACACattgtctttaaatatttaccaaaatgccCATCAAGTGCTCCTCCCACCAAACATAAGTATAAACCATGGCAACCATGGACCAGTTCTGAGAGTCAAGTAGTCTTCTACCTGGCTATTTCAGATAGCTGCAAATACCAGAAAACTGCTTAGCAGGAACTCAGACGCTGTGTCATGTATTCATTTCATACAAGAAGTTGAGGCAAAGACACTACTTGGGTCGCTTCTTACTTTCTTGCTGTACCATTTTTGTAATGGTTGCTGACAGACATCATCTCTTCCCTGTacgaaggggaaaaaaagggaaagaatgcaTTGGTGGATAGTAGGCAGAACCTGGCTACTTGTAGCTGCAAGGGATACTGGGAATTTGATGTTTTACTTTTACTTGAGGGACAGGCAAAGAAGGGGGATGGAACAGGTAGTAAGTGAGCAAACCCACAGTTTCTGCTCCACaatctctctacctctgcccacTTCTATCTTGTCTAGTCAAATGGAAGAGCCAACCACTGATTAGAGAGGAAATCAGGAGGATGCTCTGGGAATATAACCTAGAAAGCTTGCCAAAATTAGTTCTTCTTAATTAATGGCTATACAAATTCCCTAGTTCCCAGAATCATAAATTGATTTTTCTCACAAAATAAGCATCTAAAGATGCTCAAAGAATTAACAAAAGAGCTATACACGTCATACTAAAAAGCAAAGACAAGTTCTTATAATGGAATATCTAAGATACACTTGATAAAGCATATATTACATAGCTACTTACGCTGTATTTTTCACATTCTCAGCCTGCGTGTTGTGTATGTACTTAACAATATGAAGACCTGTAAGTAGGAAGGCCACCAAGTCACCCTCACCAGGATATTtttatccacatttttaaaatgacttactCCTCTATTCCACTCAGGATTACCCTGCCTTCAGGAAAAAGATTGAGGTCAGAATCATCTAGGATGCTTAGAATAATACAAGATGAAGTTTGTGGCACTGTCATGTGGCTTTGAGCAAGATATTAAACCTTTTTGAACCCTGCTTGTATCATCTATAAATGAGATCTTTACAAATATACTGGAAAGAGGCTATGATTGTCAAATAAAGCAACATTTGTCACTGTACATGTAAGGAATTATTACTAAGGTATCATTTCATTCCGAGACAATATTTCAGGAAACTTAGTTAAAAATTCTGATGCATAGCGCACACGCAGTCCTGCGTGTAAGCACCTCAGGATGGCCCGCACTACGGAACCAGTGGCTAAGAAGATCTTTAAAGAAGTTTTAGTAGTTGAACTCTTGGGTGTTTTTGGagcatattttttgtttaataagaTGAACACAAGCCAAGATTTCAGGCAAACAATGAGCAAGAAATTTCCCTTCATCTTGGAAGTTTATTACAAATCCATTGAACAGTCTGGACTGGATGGagtcagagagcaagagcaagaaaaATGGTTGAATAGCAAAAATTAGGACCAGTCATCACATTCAGCCTCCCATCTAAGCTGTTTGCGACCTTTGTGGGGGAGAAGAAAGATGAGGACACCGCATTGCAAACTCCTGGCCCCACAGAACAAAACAGGAACTTCTGGCCTGCTATGGCTCACAGTCATTTCCCATCCACTATGCAAATCCCctgcttttgtttgttgcttTCCTTTGGCATTTATTATTAAAGACTACTGTTTAACGAATAAAAGActaagagaggaaaggaaaaaaaaattctgatgcatgaaaaaggaaaaccaacaaTAGtacctattattattactattattattattatcaacatAATTTCAGTGTTTTCCTATGTGTCAGATACTTTGCTAAGAATATTAGATACTTtgttcctcttaaaaaaaaaaaaaaaaacactttacagatgaggaaactaagatttGTGAGATCAAGTAATGAGCCAAAGATCACCTTACCAGTAAGTGGTGGCCCTGGATTCACACCTACATTCTTTTAATTGAGTTCAAATGATTTCCTAGTACCCAGTATATTAGGTACTCAATAAAAGAATCTGAAATTATTCCATCCTGTTGTGTCTATAAATTGTGCATCCCCTTAAGTGGAATATGAGCTCCTCAACAGCATACAACATGTGAATTTGGTTCATTACTCTATCTCTATAACTTAAGACAGTGGTCTCAGTGAATGAATAATGGTTGAATGAATGCCTTATTATTAGAATCAGCATGTTTAGTTATGGGAGACCTTACTTTTGGTGTTCTGGAAAATGTACAATTTTTCACAATCCCTTCAATTAATAGCAAAGATATTGACATACTGAATCATAGGAGTGGAAACATTTGTAGACTATTTCCTatctttaaaaacagttttttgaAAAATCCAAAGTATCCCTCATGGTATTAGTGCTTACAACCAATATGATGCTATATTACATACcttagaaattaacaaaataaggggagcctgggtggttcagttgttaagcatctgcctttggctcaggtcatgatctcagggtcctgggatggagcgctgcatcgggctccctgctcggcaggaagcctgcttctccttctcccactccccctgcttgtattccctctcttgctgtgtctctccctgtcaaataaataaatttttaaaaaagaaattaacaaaatatttgactataataaaaattaaataggatataaaactatttatacagaataaacttaaatatgtaaaatatttaaatatgtgcatagggggaaaaaaaaggctggaAGGGACTTTTCCAAGGCCATGAAAGGCAGCAAAGACATGGAAGACTTCTCAGAGTAGGAACATTAACAAAGCAAAGGTGGAAGAGTGGACACTAGCAAACTGGAGGAAAGAACAGCCAGTTTTGTGTGCCCAGGAGCTGGCTGCAAGCTTGTAATGAAAGACAATCTTTGAAATGCTGCTTACAGTCAGATAATAGAGGTATATGAATGCCAGCCCCAAAAGACTGAATTTTACTTTAAGAAGTCTTAGAAGAGGTTGGGGAGAAGATGGCCATAGGATTTTTGGTTAGAGTGAATTTGAAGACATTCAAGAGGAAATAGCAAATGGCGATTGTAAAGATGGATTTGAAACTCAGTGAAGAGATGTGCACTAAAGAGAGAAGAGTATCATCAGTCTCTAAGTGGATGTGATGCCCCAGGGAGGCAGTATAGAGTGAGAAGACTGGAAGCCTAGAGTTGAGTCTTGCAGAGCCACAACAGCTAATGGCCAAGCACAGTGAGGCTCAAAGGAAACACTTAGAGGGTTGGTTAGTAATCCACAGTGTGCCAATGGAAACCTGATCTGGCATGATGAGAGTAGaattggaaagaaagggaagaataaaaggaCACTTCTGTTATTGTATTTAATATACAAAGGAAGACTGACGAGTATGTGAATGACCAGTTGTGTCTATGCCAGAGATTCCCATGGCCATCAAGTGGGCATGCCTTTTGTAATGCAACTCTTAACCTTAACTTTTCCCCAATCTTGCTTCCCCAAATCTGATTCAGTTAGTTTGTGATGGGATCCAAGAGCTGGTAATTTTACAAAGCTCTACAGTTGATATCAGTGAGCTGCTGGATATGAGAACTGCTGATCTAGGCAACCCCTTTCCACTCCATTCCAACCTAGCAATTTAAATGACCTTGACTGAACGAATAGTGGCAGCTGACTTGATAAAGCACCCTTTATTGTCTGCCTTCTTTTTCCAGTCTCATTTTGTCTATTCCTTACAATGTTTCCTTCACCTTTCAAATAAATGACTTTCACTCAAATCTTTGACTCAAGGCCTGTTTCTAGAAGCCCAAACCAAGTCACCCAgttttgaaatacagaaatagtGTTTGGGGCCAGAGTGTGAAAAGAGCATTGGACATCACGGTCTAGAAGCTGATGGCAGCAGGTACAGTGATGGGGCAACAGAACTACCATAATCAACAGTGGGGACTCCCAGATACCAGATGACCTTGTTGGCAGAACTTCAAGTAGGTACTTCAGGTCTACGTCTGAATCCCACCCCTGTCAATATTACTACATGCACAAacatgggcacacacacatagagacaCACTCACAATCCCACTGAATTCTAGAAGGAATAACTAGAAAATGAAAGACCAAGGAAGGACTAGATTTTTGTTAACCAAGGGAGTATTGGATTTTTGTGTGGTATCTCAATAAATGCAATATGCTTGTTCTCTCCATTGTTAAGACCTGGAAATTACatgatacatatataaaatgtacatgCATATGGTCAGATGTCAACATAAAATACGCTAAAATCAACATAGCTTtcttatgttgatttttttattcaaaatttcttgaccataaaatgacaataaaatcagACTTACAGATGACTACATGCACAATTCTTCACATAGAAGGGAGAAATGCAATGTCTGTTTTTCATATTTGAGAAGTGATAGCAACTTCCTGAAATCTGTCAATTTCTTGATCCAGCATAGAGCTGGGTGAAGCAGACATAGTCACTATGTGGTTTGAGtgtattttctccttccttccctaggCACATGCACAGTTCCACCAGTATGAAATAAGCTCCAATGATTATAAATGCCTAAGGCAATGTTTTTGGACCTGAAGGCAGgtggcggggtgggaggggggcttTGCATCTTCTAGATAGTGATCTCCTACAGTGCTGGTTTCCTGAGCATGCAACCTGGGACCCACATATTATGTAGCTGGTCCTCAGTACCGGTGCACAATTATGAATGTTCCTAATTATGTTGCACTGGTTGTTGCAAGAATAGAGTTGTCTATTAGAGGGAAGAAGCCCAAGGAAGAGGTCAGCtgaagctagcaggaggggaactAGAGCAAAGCAAGAGGTATAGTTTTTAAATGCTATGTATACATTCCTCTACTTCATAATGTGAAGGCTCTGATCCACTGACTCCATGACTTCAACAAGCTTGATGTCATCATTTGGGAAGTGAGAAGAGTTAGCATCAACAAAATCTATAAGAGACCAATATGTACTGGTCATGATATAGATTTCGAGCTCTGCTTGGATCAAGTAAAAGGCAAATGAGCTTTTGTTATGCTTACCCATTTTTCAGGAATTATGCTACCTTCAATCTTACCTACTCTTTCTATTGAAAGGAAAGTTTTGTTGATCTTATACCAAATTCTTTATGCAGCATGTTTGCCTCAGTCTCAATGTGCAGGATAGAATTAAAAAATCTTATGGGGATTGATCATagattcatccatccatccatccacaaaTCCTTGTCGAATACCCTACTAAGTTTTCAAACATCTTTCTagaatgaaagtttgactttttttttaggattttggtAAAGTGAATCAGAACTTAATCAAGAACtggataaatgtttaaaaaaaataataattgacatacattttaataatgattGTATTATTTTACTAGTTATTAGGCAAATATACATTCCAGAGGTTGTTGGCATTTACTGTTGATTAACGTAGTCTCACCTGGGATGGTGATGCTAGCTTTGATTGCAGTGGCTTTATATTTCTTGTATAGTTATTTAAAACTGATAATTTAGTTCATGATGCAAAATTATGCAATTGCTATGTAGATTAGCCATTCAATCTTACTTTCTATGTGGACATAATTTTACTTTAGATCactaaataaaagtgaaattaacCTATTTATAAactagttattattttattcaactgTAGATTTACTGATTAATGAATCATAGGATATTTGCATTTCTCATAGAGGCAATTACAAGCAGGTCTTCATTATTGgcaaattaagagaaaattatgCTACTAGAATACTTCCACAAATTTGTGTATACCCCtaacattgaaaatagaagatCTAACAGTAAAATGTTTGATTTTgtatgaaataaaacaaacacacagtttcaaatatttattttaatttgtattcccaTGCTAATTCCCCCAGATAAATTGTGTTTACATGAGAATCCCTTTTGAGATTGTTTTATAGAAAGTGTTTAGGGTCTAAGTacaaacaaaatatgtgttatcCATTGGCATCTGGAAGTCTCCATAAACTACAGTTTGGCTGGAGGCAAAAAATAAATGGCCCTTGATCCAAGAAGGCCCAGTCTAATGTCACTGCAGCACTGGATTACAAAATAGGCTTGGCAAGATATTTCATTTTCGTGGTCCCAGTTTCTTCACCTATTAATTAGGAATAAGCATATCTACTGTAAAGTTTCTATTTCAGTGTTCATAGATGCTGTATTATATAGAGAATTAATTTTATCAGTAACCTCTGAAATTAGTGATGGAATATAAGGTAGGTAAAAATTCCAAtgctaagaataaaatgaaataatgaacagAATAATGGCTACTAAACCACTGTATATGGTAATGATgctgttaatattattatattcatgTAGTTAGATTTTTaccaccttttaaaaagaaaaatagaggggcgcctgggtggatcagccgttaagcatctgcctttggctcgggtcatgatcccggggtcctgggatcgagccctgcatcgggctccctgcttggcagggagcctgcttcttcctctcccactccccctgcttgtgctccctctctcgctgtgtctctctcggtcaaataaataaataaaatcttaaaaaaaaaagagagaaaaacagaaatatcttCAGTTTCCagattaattaatatatatgtgtatttcatTGCTTTATTATTTCTGCAATATTTGTAGCACAAGACACAGAAGTCTATTTCTGGTGAAGGCCTGGCAACAATAATGGGGCtccctttaatccattttctccCATGggcattacattttttaaagggtgaCCTTTCTGTAGAAAATGACATTCAAATTCAACAATATGGGTCACAGTTTAAGGTATGGATAGGGGCTGAATTACTATTAGGCTCGTTTGAATACTGTAGATTAACATTTGTCCAAGAGGTGTTTATTGAATTGTAGCTTGCCACTTAATCCTCCCAGAACCCGAGCTTCTCATGTAAAACATTTCTTCCCAATAGTTGTTTCTAAATAATCAGGGGTGGAAGAGAAGTTGAACAATTTATTTGATCTCCCAATCCCCAAGAACATTATTTGTCTCTATGCAGTCTAGATGATTAAATAGTCTGGTTGCTCAGAGTGGATTAATTTTCATCTATATCCACCTCTACATATTTTGGAGAATAATGATATTCAAAGAGATTGAGTACTAAAGCTATAATTCAATTCAGGTCTGCCT encodes the following:
- the LOC110583648 gene encoding protein CEBPZOS-like, coding for MARTTEPVAKKIFKEVLVVELLGVFGAYFLFNKMNTSQDFRQTMSKKFPFILEVYYKSIEQSGLDGVREQEQEKWLNSKN